One window from the genome of Methylomarinovum caldicuralii encodes:
- the rpmI gene encoding 50S ribosomal protein L35, whose translation MPKLKTNRGAAKRFTRTGSGKFKRNHANRRHILTKKSTKRKRHLRRPAYLSPSDVREARQLLPYS comes from the coding sequence ATGCCAAAACTGAAGACCAACCGTGGCGCGGCCAAGCGCTTCACCCGGACCGGTTCCGGCAAGTTCAAGCGCAACCACGCCAACCGCCGCCACATCCTGACCAAGAAATCCACCAAGCGCAAGCGCCACCTGCGCCGGCCGGCCTACCTGAGCCCGTCCGACGTGCGCGAAGCCAGGCAGCTGTTGCCTTACAGCTGA
- the infC gene encoding translation initiation factor IF-3, translated as MIATKVTEPRRNRDIRAPKVRLIGADGEQIGVVSLAEALRAAEDAGLDLVEIAPQADPPVCRIMDYGKYRFEQSKKLQAAKKKQKQIQVKEVKFRPGTGEGDYQIKLRNLIRFLEDGDKAKVTVRFRGREMAHRELGMALLQRIEKDLEEYAVVEQHPKMEGRQMVMVLAPKKKK; from the coding sequence CTGATCGCTACCAAAGTAACAGAACCCCGCCGCAACCGGGACATCCGCGCCCCCAAGGTCCGCCTGATCGGTGCGGATGGCGAGCAGATCGGCGTCGTGTCGCTGGCAGAAGCCTTGCGAGCCGCCGAAGACGCCGGGCTGGATCTGGTGGAGATCGCCCCCCAGGCCGACCCGCCGGTGTGCCGGATCATGGATTACGGCAAGTACCGCTTCGAGCAGAGCAAGAAGCTGCAGGCGGCAAAGAAGAAGCAGAAACAGATTCAGGTCAAGGAAGTCAAATTCCGCCCCGGGACCGGCGAGGGGGATTACCAGATCAAGCTGCGCAACCTGATCCGGTTCCTGGAAGACGGCGACAAGGCCAAGGTGACGGTGCGTTTCCGCGGCCGCGAGATGGCCCACCGGGAACTGGGTATGGCGCTTTTGCAGCGGATCGAGAAGGATCTGGAAGAATACGCGGTGGTCGAGCAGCATCCCAAGATGGAAGGCCGTCAAATGGTGATGGTGCTGGCGCCGAAGAAAAAGAAGTGA